A window from Listeria seeligeri serovar 1/2b str. SLCC3954 encodes these proteins:
- a CDS encoding DNA topoisomerase III has protein sequence MTKTLVLAEKPSVGKDIGRVLGAKQGKNGYLEGGKYVVTWALGHLVTLADPERYDPKYKNWNMEDLPMLPEKMKLEPIKQTRKQYETVKKLMNRTDITTIVIATDAGREGELVARWIIDYAKIKKPLKRLWISSVTDKAIREGFEHLKPGKAYENLYHSAVARSEADWVVGINATRALTTKYNAQLSCGRVQTPTLAMIQYREEEIRNFKPREYYGIKALTDQECFTWNIGQTFDKALAEKIVNSLKGETAVITDVSMKEKKTFSPGLYDLTELQRDANNRYDFSAKETLNIMQTLYERHKILTYPRTDSRFISTDIVPTLKERLQACGVGENAKAARQISSKPIKANKSFVDNGKVSDHHAIIPTEQSVSLGDLSDKERKVYDLVVKRFLAVLSEPYIYEETSVKAKIGQEDFTLKGKVVKSLGWKSIFGEAREPDQLTKMKKGDKLPVKQINLETGKTKPPARFNEATLLSAMENPSKYMETSNKALAKTLGDTGGLGTVATRADIIEKLFNSYSLEKQGKDIQITSKGRQLLELVPEDLKSPELTARWEQKLSKIAKGELDYRKFTAEMRDYAKKAVSEIKQNDKKFRHDNITSQKCPDCGKPMLKVKGKRGTMLVCQDRECGHRESLSRTTNARCPNCHKRMEMRGEGDKQLFVCVCGYREKLSAFQERRDKQKNKNVSKTDVAKFMKKQNKQEEEPFNNPMAEALAKLKLDK, from the coding sequence ATGACAAAAACACTAGTATTGGCAGAGAAACCATCTGTCGGTAAAGATATTGGCCGCGTACTTGGGGCTAAACAAGGGAAAAACGGCTATCTAGAGGGCGGGAAATATGTCGTCACTTGGGCGCTTGGACACCTTGTCACGCTTGCTGACCCAGAACGATATGACCCTAAATATAAAAATTGGAATATGGAAGATTTACCGATGCTTCCAGAGAAAATGAAATTAGAACCAATCAAGCAAACAAGAAAACAATATGAAACAGTGAAAAAACTAATGAATCGCACCGATATTACTACGATTGTAATTGCAACCGACGCTGGACGCGAAGGAGAACTAGTCGCACGGTGGATTATTGATTACGCAAAAATCAAAAAACCACTCAAACGACTATGGATATCTTCGGTAACTGATAAAGCAATTCGCGAAGGCTTTGAACACTTAAAACCTGGGAAAGCCTACGAAAACCTATATCATTCTGCCGTCGCTCGTTCGGAAGCGGATTGGGTTGTTGGAATCAACGCTACACGAGCGCTCACAACAAAATACAATGCACAACTTTCGTGCGGACGAGTACAAACACCAACACTTGCGATGATTCAATATCGCGAAGAAGAAATCCGGAATTTTAAACCACGCGAATATTATGGAATAAAAGCTCTAACTGACCAAGAATGTTTCACGTGGAACATTGGCCAAACATTTGATAAAGCCTTAGCAGAGAAAATTGTAAACTCTTTAAAAGGCGAAACAGCAGTTATTACTGATGTTTCGATGAAAGAAAAGAAAACATTTTCTCCTGGACTATATGATTTGACAGAACTTCAACGGGACGCTAATAATCGGTATGACTTTTCAGCAAAAGAAACACTTAATATCATGCAAACGCTGTATGAACGCCATAAAATTTTAACTTATCCGCGGACAGATTCCCGTTTTATTTCTACGGATATCGTGCCAACATTAAAAGAGCGTCTGCAAGCATGCGGTGTCGGTGAAAATGCGAAAGCCGCCCGCCAAATTAGTAGCAAACCAATTAAAGCCAATAAGTCATTCGTAGACAACGGCAAAGTCAGTGATCACCACGCGATTATCCCAACAGAACAATCCGTGTCACTCGGAGATTTAAGCGATAAAGAACGTAAAGTCTATGACTTAGTTGTTAAGCGTTTCCTAGCTGTGCTTTCTGAACCATATATTTACGAAGAAACATCGGTTAAAGCTAAAATTGGTCAAGAAGACTTCACATTAAAAGGCAAAGTTGTTAAATCGCTTGGTTGGAAAAGCATTTTTGGAGAAGCGCGCGAGCCAGACCAACTAACCAAAATGAAAAAAGGTGACAAACTCCCGGTTAAACAAATAAACTTAGAAACCGGAAAAACAAAGCCACCAGCTAGATTTAATGAAGCAACATTACTTTCAGCGATGGAAAATCCATCAAAATACATGGAAACATCCAATAAAGCACTAGCGAAAACACTTGGAGATACAGGTGGACTGGGAACGGTAGCAACCCGAGCCGACATCATTGAAAAACTATTCAATAGTTACTCCCTAGAAAAACAAGGTAAAGATATCCAAATTACTTCCAAAGGACGCCAATTACTAGAATTAGTTCCGGAAGATTTGAAGTCGCCGGAGTTAACTGCTCGTTGGGAACAAAAATTATCAAAAATTGCAAAAGGCGAATTAGATTATCGTAAATTTACTGCTGAAATGCGTGATTACGCTAAAAAAGCTGTATCTGAAATTAAACAAAATGATAAAAAATTCCGCCATGATAATATTACATCGCAAAAATGTCCAGATTGCGGCAAACCAATGCTGAAAGTCAAAGGTAAACGTGGAACAATGCTCGTATGCCAAGACCGCGAGTGTGGTCACCGCGAATCACTTTCAAGAACAACCAACGCACGCTGCCCAAATTGCCATAAACGGATGGAAATGCGTGGCGAAGGAGACAAACAGCTATTTGTATGTGTCTGCGGCTATCGTGAAAAACTATCCGCTTTCCAAGAGCGTCGTGATAAACAAAAAAATAAAAACGTCTCGAAAACAGATGTCGCTAAGTTTATGAAAAAACAGAATAAACAAGAAGAGGAACCATTTAATAACCCGATGGCAGAAGCACTTGCCAAATTGAAATTAGATAAATAA
- the recQ gene encoding DNA helicase RecQ, translated as MIEQAKVILQQNFGYQDFRDGQVDVISKLCAGEDTLAIMPTGGGKSLCYQIPALLFDGLTIVVSPLISLMKDQVDALVSEGIAATFINSTLTTHEIDLRLDAAFSGELKMLYIAPERIETPGFQRLIEQVPISLFAIDEAHCISQWGHDFRPSYLSLCDSLDKMKKRPLVIALTATATQAVSDDICRLLKIGQNSVVKTGFSRDNLAFQVVKGQDKDKYLMDYLTKNKTESGIVYASTRKEVERLHTFLLKKGVEAGMYHGGMSDIARRDWQEKFLYDDIRVIVATNAFGMGINKSNVRFVIHYNIPRNIEAYYQEAGRAGRDGVPSDCILLFSPQDSRIQQFLIEQSEMDDERKQNEFAKLRQMTGYGYTEICLQKYIVQYFGDDEENCGKCSNCLDTREATDVTIEAQQLFSCIKRMGERFGKVLIAKVLTGSADQKVKDWRFDELSTYGLMKDLSQKDVLQLIDYLIAEKYLQPTDSQFPSLKLTERAVSVLRGELKVERKQAKRAEKVKIEVNSDLFEQLREVRRELASKHKVPPYIIFSDETLREMCSYLPQDEEALLEIKGIGAMKRDKYGAEFLAVLQQEAVKE; from the coding sequence ATGATAGAGCAAGCAAAAGTTATTTTACAGCAGAATTTTGGTTATCAAGATTTTCGGGATGGACAAGTGGATGTGATTTCCAAACTTTGCGCGGGAGAAGATACCCTTGCAATCATGCCAACAGGCGGCGGAAAGTCGCTTTGTTATCAAATCCCAGCGCTACTTTTTGATGGACTAACTATTGTTGTTTCTCCGCTTATTTCACTAATGAAAGATCAAGTTGATGCGCTGGTTTCTGAAGGGATAGCAGCCACTTTTATAAATAGTACACTAACTACTCATGAAATCGATCTCCGCTTAGATGCAGCTTTTTCAGGAGAGTTAAAAATGCTCTACATTGCACCAGAACGTATTGAAACACCTGGTTTTCAGCGATTAATCGAGCAAGTGCCGATTTCTTTATTTGCGATTGATGAGGCGCACTGTATTTCGCAGTGGGGACATGATTTTAGACCAAGCTACCTTTCGCTTTGTGACAGTTTGGATAAAATGAAAAAACGACCACTCGTAATCGCATTAACTGCTACCGCAACCCAAGCAGTTTCCGATGATATTTGCCGGTTGTTAAAAATTGGACAGAATTCAGTGGTGAAAACAGGTTTTTCTAGGGACAATTTAGCCTTCCAAGTCGTAAAAGGGCAAGATAAAGATAAATATTTGATGGATTATTTAACCAAAAATAAAACAGAATCCGGTATTGTATATGCTTCAACACGTAAGGAAGTGGAGCGTCTGCATACTTTCCTGCTGAAAAAAGGCGTGGAAGCTGGTATGTATCACGGCGGAATGAGCGATATTGCAAGGAGAGACTGGCAAGAGAAGTTTCTTTATGATGATATTCGCGTAATTGTGGCTACAAATGCATTTGGAATGGGCATTAATAAATCCAATGTACGCTTTGTTATCCATTACAATATACCGCGAAACATTGAAGCTTACTACCAAGAAGCTGGTCGTGCTGGGCGAGACGGTGTTCCGAGTGATTGTATTTTACTTTTTTCACCCCAAGATAGTCGTATACAACAGTTTTTAATTGAACAATCAGAAATGGATGACGAGCGTAAACAGAATGAATTTGCCAAACTACGCCAAATGACAGGCTACGGTTATACCGAAATTTGCTTGCAGAAGTACATTGTTCAATATTTTGGTGACGATGAGGAAAACTGTGGTAAATGTAGTAATTGTTTAGATACAAGGGAAGCAACAGATGTGACGATTGAGGCCCAGCAATTATTCTCCTGTATAAAAAGAATGGGAGAAAGGTTTGGTAAAGTATTAATAGCTAAAGTATTGACCGGTTCAGCTGATCAAAAAGTGAAAGACTGGCGATTTGATGAACTTAGCACGTATGGATTAATGAAAGACTTATCCCAAAAAGACGTGTTACAACTCATTGATTACCTTATTGCTGAGAAATATTTACAACCAACAGATAGCCAATTCCCATCGTTAAAATTAACGGAACGAGCTGTCTCGGTGCTACGAGGCGAACTTAAAGTCGAACGAAAACAAGCGAAACGTGCGGAGAAAGTGAAAATCGAAGTAAATAGTGACTTATTTGAACAACTTCGAGAGGTCCGGAGAGAATTAGCCTCCAAACACAAAGTGCCACCATATATTATTTTTTCCGATGAAACTTTACGGGAAATGTGCTCGTACTTACCACAAGACGAAGAGGCGCTTTTAGAAATTAAAGGAATTGGCGCTATGAAACGTGACAAATACGGAGCAGAATTCTTAGCAGTTTTGCAACAAGAGGCAGTGAAAGAATAG
- the guaB gene encoding IMP dehydrogenase, whose protein sequence is MWETKFAKEGLTFDDVLLVPAKSDVLPNDVDLSVEMAPSLKLNVPIWSAGMDTITEAKMAIAIARQGGIGVVHKNMSIEQQAEEIEKVKRSESGVIIDPFYLTPDHQVFAAEHLMGKYRISGVPIVNNEKERKLVGILTNRDLRFISDYSTVIKDVMTKENLVTAPVGTTLKQAEQILQKHRIEKLPLVDEAGILKGLITIKDIEKVIEFPNSAKDQHGRLLAAAAVGITNDTFVRVEKLVEAGVDAIVIDTAHGHSAGVINKISEIRQAFKDIVVVAGNVATSEGARALFEVGVDIVKVGIGPGSICTTRVVAGVGVPQITAIYDCATVAREFGKTIIADGGIKYSGDIVKALAAGGNAVMLGSMLAGTDESPGETEIFQGRQFKTYRGMGSLAAMEHGSKDRYFQADAKKLVPEGIEGRVPYKGSVADIIFQLVGGIRSGMGYTGSADLKHLREEAAFVRMTGAGLRESHPHDIQITKEAPNYSIS, encoded by the coding sequence ATGTGGGAAACAAAATTTGCAAAAGAAGGCTTAACATTTGATGACGTTCTACTCGTTCCAGCAAAATCGGACGTATTACCAAATGATGTAGATTTAAGTGTAGAAATGGCTCCATCACTCAAATTAAACGTACCCATTTGGAGTGCTGGAATGGACACAATTACCGAAGCGAAAATGGCGATTGCAATTGCGCGCCAAGGGGGAATCGGTGTAGTTCATAAGAATATGAGTATCGAGCAACAAGCAGAAGAAATTGAAAAAGTGAAACGGTCTGAAAGTGGTGTTATTATTGATCCTTTCTACCTTACTCCAGATCATCAAGTTTTTGCAGCAGAGCATTTAATGGGTAAATACCGAATTTCTGGTGTACCGATTGTGAATAACGAGAAAGAGCGCAAACTAGTTGGGATTTTAACTAACCGTGATTTACGTTTCATTTCTGACTATTCAACAGTAATAAAAGATGTTATGACTAAAGAAAACCTAGTGACAGCACCAGTTGGAACGACGCTAAAACAAGCAGAACAGATTTTACAAAAACATCGAATTGAAAAATTACCACTTGTTGACGAAGCGGGAATTCTAAAAGGGCTAATCACCATTAAAGATATTGAAAAAGTAATCGAGTTTCCAAATTCTGCGAAAGATCAACATGGTCGACTTCTTGCGGCAGCAGCAGTTGGTATAACAAACGATACATTTGTACGTGTGGAAAAACTAGTTGAAGCAGGCGTAGATGCAATTGTTATTGATACTGCGCATGGACATTCAGCAGGTGTTATTAATAAAATTTCTGAAATTCGCCAAGCATTTAAAGATATTGTTGTTGTGGCCGGAAACGTTGCTACATCTGAAGGAGCACGTGCTCTTTTCGAAGTTGGCGTTGATATTGTAAAAGTGGGAATTGGACCAGGTTCGATTTGTACGACTCGAGTAGTTGCTGGTGTTGGTGTTCCGCAAATTACAGCTATTTATGACTGTGCAACGGTTGCGCGCGAATTTGGCAAAACAATTATTGCGGATGGTGGAATTAAATATTCTGGTGACATTGTAAAAGCATTAGCTGCGGGCGGAAATGCCGTTATGCTTGGAAGTATGCTCGCTGGAACTGACGAAAGCCCTGGAGAAACAGAAATTTTCCAAGGCCGTCAATTTAAAACCTATCGTGGTATGGGCAGTTTGGCAGCGATGGAGCACGGTTCTAAAGATCGTTATTTCCAAGCCGATGCTAAAAAACTAGTTCCAGAAGGCATCGAAGGTCGTGTTCCTTACAAAGGTTCCGTTGCAGACATTATCTTCCAATTAGTTGGCGGAATTCGCTCTGGTATGGGTTACACTGGTTCAGCCGATTTGAAACACCTTCGCGAAGAGGCGGCATTCGTTCGTATGACTGGCGCGGGGCTACGTGAAAGCCATCCACATGACATCCAAATTACAAAAGAAGCACCAAACTATAGTATTTCCTAA
- a CDS encoding ADP-ribose-binding protein gives MKLTIVKGDITEQDVDVIVNAANSGLLGGAGVDGAIHQAAGPDLLKECQEVINRIGSCPAGEAVITSAGDLKTKYIIHAVGPVWKDGEHQEANKLASCYWKALDLAAGKDLTSIAFPNISTGVYGFPKELAAEVVLYTVRKWIEEEYDSSIKEIRFVCYDDENLTLYNKLIKSEAV, from the coding sequence GTGAAACTAACAATTGTAAAAGGTGATATTACTGAACAGGATGTCGATGTGATTGTAAATGCGGCCAATTCAGGGCTTCTAGGTGGAGCTGGAGTAGACGGAGCGATTCATCAGGCAGCTGGTCCGGATTTATTAAAAGAATGTCAAGAAGTCATTAATCGAATTGGATCATGTCCAGCGGGTGAAGCTGTTATCACTTCAGCCGGTGATTTGAAAACGAAATATATCATACATGCTGTCGGACCTGTTTGGAAGGACGGAGAGCATCAGGAAGCAAACAAATTAGCTTCTTGTTATTGGAAAGCATTAGACCTAGCAGCAGGAAAGGATTTAACATCTATTGCATTCCCGAATATTTCAACTGGTGTATATGGATTTCCCAAAGAATTAGCTGCGGAAGTGGTATTATATACAGTACGAAAATGGATAGAAGAAGAGTATGATTCAAGTATTAAAGAAATTCGATTTGTTTGTTACGATGATGAAAATTTAACTTTGTACAATAAACTAATCAAAAGTGAAGCCGTTTAA